Proteins from a single region of Hordeum vulgare subsp. vulgare chromosome 6H, MorexV3_pseudomolecules_assembly, whole genome shotgun sequence:
- the LOC123403572 gene encoding wall-associated receptor kinase 3-like, with amino-acid sequence MKTMRLLCLLVLLLLWTATVRASAGVQGSRAGNRSALPSLAGCQKRCGNLSFDYPFGIGSGCFRPPRREFELFCNRTHGASQPPRLFLHDGITEVVADIKPDDRDVEPYIEVSFSQSVPVRPEEDAYSISWNHGRSPTSYSLQLNFIGCDFDMYVLEHGTNKTVGQCTTTCPDEDITDKVSSLRQDCNGTGCCSTYVRSESTTGFDIKLVRHKIGKLKFKAHSNRSSIWDTIDVSTDYASISWGITVDEAGGPFQNSTDYACLSNNSSSRLMFQYGPAQYYCDCDGGYGGNPYITDGCSRDKGYDPIQRKTNCSRLCGEISVPFPFGLEDGCSARMSFQLDCTNSSLSTLQFLNMNGDTGEITYVKSINIMKGLVNVKYSLYQEEYLSVRVHQDPDHYVAFAGVVPQQWAVANLTCLEAQANNTGYACVSMNSKCLAVNSEREYYGYRCTCMDGFDGNPYTISDGCKDVDECTKPGTCNGTCQNTEGSYHCTECPSNTVYDTATKMCTSTKKQNLVLGIVIGISVGFGIILLMSIVILLIRRWKKDIKKKLRRKHFRENQGLLLEQLILSDENASENTKIFSLSELEKATNNFDPTRIVGRGGHGMVYKGILSDQRVVAIKKSKVIEQIEISQFINEVAVLSQVNHRNIVKLLGCCLETEVPLLVYDFIPNGSLFGILHASTTSSSIFSWDDCLKIAAEAAGALYYLHSAASVSIFHRDVKSTNILLDGNYTAKVSDFGASRLVPIDQTHVVTNIQGTFGYLDPEYYHTGMLNEKSDVYSFGVVLVELLLRKKPIFTCDSGLTQNLSNYFLWEMREKPLAEIVATQVLEEATNEEINDVANLAETCLQLRGEERPTMKQVEMKLQYVRSRRLRSSQVVLKNEGMQPLSSGQSQDTLPMLTTPSGRVDRFNIASQRNQNCYSLEQEFMASATLPR; translated from the exons ATGAAGACGATGAGGCTCCTCTGCTTGCTCGTGCTGCTGTTGCTATGGACGGCAACGGTGCGAGCATCCGCTGGCGTGCAAGGAAGCCGGGCCGGGAACAGGAGTGCTCTTCCCTCTCTGGCCGGCTGTCAGAAGAGGTGTGGCAACCTCAGCTTCGACTACCCGTTCGGCATAGGGTCCGGCTGCTTCCGGCCGCCGCGGCGAGAGTTTGAGCTCTTCTGTAACAGAACCCACGGTGCGTCGCAGCCCCCAAGACTCTTCCTGCACGACGGCATCACCGAGGTCGTCGCTGACATCAAACCCGACGATCGCGATGTCGAACCATATATCGAGGTGTCGTTTTCCCAATCCGTCCCCGTGAGACCTGAGGAGGATGCCTACAGCATCTCCTGGAATCATGGGAGATCTCCCACTAGCTATTCTTTACAATTAAACTTCATTGGTTGCGACTTCGACATGTACGTGCTCGAACACGGTACAAACAAGACGGTGGGTCAGTGCACTACTACATGCCCTGACGAAGACATCACGGATAAGGTGTCCAGCCTCAGGCAGGACTGCAACGGTACAGGATGTTGCTCCACCTATGTTAGATCCGAGTCTACTACCGGCTTCGACATCAAGTTAGTCCGCCACAAGATTGGGAAGCTGAAGTTCAAAGCGCACAGTAACCGAAGCTCCATATGGGATACAATTGATGTAAGCACTGATTACGCCTCTATCTCCTGGGGTATCACCGTTGATGAAGCTGGTGGCCCCTTCCAAAACAGCACAGATTATGCATGTctcagcaacaatagcagcagtcgcCTGATGTTTCAGTATGGTCCTGCTCAGTATTACTGTGACTGCGACGGTGGTTACGGAGGCAATCCATACATAACGGATGGCTGCTCGCGTGACAAAG GGTATGATCCGATACAGCGGAAGACCAACTGTTCTAGATTGTGTGGGGAAATCAGTGTCCCTTTCCCATTTGGCCTAGAGGACGGTTGTTCTGCAAGGATGTCATTTCAGCTCGATTGTACAAATTCATCTTTGTCTACCCTCCAGTTTCTTAACATGAACGGCGATACAGGAGAGATCACTTATGTTAAGTCTATAAATATCATGAAGGGGCTAGTGAATGTTAAATACAGCTTATACCAAGAAGAGTACCTTTCGGTGAGGGTACATCAAGATCCCGACCACTATGTTGCCTTCGCAGGTGTAGTACCACAACAGTGGGCCGTAGCCAATTTAACATGCCTAGAGGCACAGGCGAATAATACCGGATATGCATGTGTCAGCATGAATAGCAAATGCTTGGCTGTCAATTCCGAACGAGAATATTATGGTTACCGTTGCACATGTATGGACGGTTTTGACGGGAATCCATATACTATCTCCGATGGGTGCAAAG ATGTTGACGAGTGCACGAAACCAGGCACATGTAATGGGACTTGTCAAAACACCGAAGGAAGTTACCATTGCACTGAATGTCCTAGTAATACAGTGTATGACACTGCAACAAAGATGTGCACATCGACCAAAAAACAAAATCTGGTACTAG GTATCGTCATTGGGATTAGCGTTGGTTTTGGAATTATACTTCTCATGTCAATTGTAATATTACTCATCCGTAGATGGAAAAAAGACATCAAGAAGAAACTACGAAGAAAGCATTTTCGCGAGAACCAAGGTCTACTCCTCGAACAATTGATATTGTCAGATGAAAATGCAAGTGAGAACACTAAGATTTTCTCACTATCAGAGTTAGAAAAGGCAACAAATAATTTTGATCCCACGCGTATCGTTGGTCGTGGAGGGCATGGCATGGTTTATAAAGGCATCTTATCCGATCAACGGGTAGTGGCCATAAAGAAGTCTAAAGTCATTGAGCAAATTGAGATAAGCCAGTTTATCAATGAGGTTGCAGTCCTTTCCCAAGTAAATCACCGGAATATTGTGAAGCTCTTGGGTTGTTGTCTTGAGACCGAAGTCCCACTGCTAGTGTATGACTTCATCCCTAATGGTTCGTTATTTGGAATCCTTCATGCTAGTACCACTAGCAGCTCTATCTTCTCCTGGGATGATTGTTTGAAAATTGCTGCGGAAGCTGCTGGAGCACTGTATTACCTCCACTCAGCTGCTTCGGTATCGATATTTCATCGTGATGTGAAGTCCACTAACATACTATTAGATGGAAATTACACTGCAAAAGTATCAGATTTTGGTGCTTCAAGGTTAGTTCCTATTGACCAAACTCACGTTGTTACAAATATACAAGGCACATTTGGATACTTGGATCCAGAATATTACCACACGGGTATGTTGAATGAGAAGAGTGATGTCTACAGTTTTGGTGTAGTACTTGTAGAGTTGCTGCTCAGAAAGAAGCCTATTTTTACATGTGACTCTGGGCTAACGCAAAACTTGTCCAATTACTTCCTTTGGGAGATGAGGGAGAAACCACTTGCAGAAATAGTAGCTACTCAAGTTCTCGAGGAagcaacaaatgaagagattaatgATGTTGCCAATCTTGCGGAGACTTGCTTGCAACTACGAGGTGAAGAGAGACCTACAATGAAACAAGTGGAAATGAAATTGCAGTATGTGCGATCTAGAAGGTTGAGATCATCTCAGGTTGTTCTGAAAAATGAAGGCATGCAACCCTTGTCAAGTGGACAAAGCCAAGACACTCTTCCGATGTTGACTACTCCGAGTGGTAGAGTAGACCGATTTAATATAGCTTCTCAAAGGAACCAAAATTGCTACAGCTTGGAGCAAGAGTTCATGGCATCGGCGACTCTCCCGCGCTAG